The Bacillota bacterium genome includes a region encoding these proteins:
- a CDS encoding DDE-type integrase/transposase/recombinase codes for MLTHSDRGSQYCSCDYQAYLKSHGFICRMSCKGDCWDNAPMEAFWGKMKTFYNRQRIHQSNGYLTPEAYYQSASN; via the coding sequence GTGCTAACACACTCCGATAGAGGCAGCCAATACTGCTCTTGCGACTACCAAGCATATCTCAAATCGCACGGGTTTATTTGCCGCATGTCCTGCAAGGGGGACTGTTGGGATAACGCACCCATGGAGGCCTTTTGGGGGAAGATGAAGACTTTCTACAACCGACAGCGGATCCATCAGTCGAACGGATACCTGACCCCGGAGGCGTATTACCAGTCCGCGAGCAATTGA